A genome region from Hevea brasiliensis isolate MT/VB/25A 57/8 chromosome 7, ASM3005281v1, whole genome shotgun sequence includes the following:
- the LOC110642703 gene encoding putative metallophosphoesterase At3g03305 isoform X2, protein MKQNEDEWLEYQNIIEDVVKRSGLDKNIFYDLRGNHDIFGVPVVGGSFDFFSKYSINGQLARRGNVNSVTLETGERKHLFIGLDTAMSVGLRGPTNLFGHPTDQLLTQLDSQLSQWDSQTNKPVTKISFGHFPLSFSASSHSGKSLKDIFLNHSISAYLCGHLHARFGKNLKRHHQSTSSQNLLSLQKFFQLNMQQIPSGSAKNCSFGAPSAEEFWEWEMGDWRKSRAMRIMAIDRGHVSYLDIDFKSGAKKTIVLPTFPLDSRFMSTSSWHQKYECQHMVPSSYETIRALVFSVSPIVSVVARIYDARPGTLNIVLETPMMKVVVDMSRGDFYAAPWNHKAFDDPSPDRFWLQIEVIDIMGRSTLSELRPFSVNGLTTKISWTWKEFFVMGCQWAELYYPIFWSVIYLMLSILLIPRLLLFSKKQYSYKSFIVEKGFFNGIAWVFQDLCRLPITWFGILGYLIYLLLFPWFIGQVFTDGEDKGYMTYMGWVVRSSNDNGNQEYIGSPDIMVVVLPHLIFVVLPATFVAGALAAERGMFKEHFLSLSGKKEDDDSGQMNKKSQVLDKQGDRRLKFYFGRRCIRKVLLVVCLGICWKHFMNCRALMKAYEMNPLFHFPGYSLAIPLLLAYTIYKTRRI, encoded by the exons ATGAAACAAAACGAAGATGAGTGGCTAGAATACCAAAATATAATTGAAGATGTTGTGAAAAGAAGTGGACTTGATAAGAACATCTTCTATGATCTCAGAGGAAATCATGATATTTTTGGAGTACCCGTTGTTGGTGGTTCATTTGATTTCTTTTCGAAATACAGCATTAATGGGCAGTTAGCAAGAAGGGGAAATGTCAACAGTGTTACCCTTGAG ACTGGCGAGCGCAAACATCTCTTTATTGGGTTGGACACTGCAATGTCTGTTGGTTTGCGGGGCCCAACTAATCTTTTTGGGCATCCCACTGACCAACTATTAACTCAATTAGATTCTCAGCTATCACAATGGGATTCTCAAACAAATAAACCTGTAACTAAAATATCCTTTGGACATTTTCCACTTTCATTCTCAGCATCCTCGCATTCTGGGAAGAGCCTGAAAGATATTTTTCTTAATCATTCCATATCAGCTTATTTGTGTGGGCATCTTCATGCTAGGTTTGGTAAGAATTTAAAACGGCACCACCAGTCAACGTCAAGTCAAAACCTTTTGTCCTTGCAGAAATTTTTTCAGTTAAATATGCAACAAATACCTTCAGGAAGTGCaaaaaactgttcatttggaGCTCCATCAGCTGAGGAGTTCTGGGAGTGGGAGATGGGTGACTGGAGGAAAAGTAGAGCCATGCGGATTATGGCTATTGACAGAGGTCATGTTTCATATTTGGACATTGATTTCAAATCAGGAGCCAAAAAAACTATTGTATTGCCCACATTTCCACTAGATTCTCGCTTCATGTCAACATCTTCATGGCATCAAAAGTATGAATGTCAACATATGGTCCCTTCATCTTATGAGACAATCAGAGCTCTTGTGTTTTCTGTTTCTCCAATTGTGTCTGTTGTTGCCAGGATCTATGATGCAAGACCTGGAACTCTGAATATTGTCTTGGAAACACCCATGATGAAGGTTGTGGTAGATATGTCCAGGGGAGATTTTTATGCAGCTCCTTGGAATCACAAAGCCTTCGATGATCCATCTCCTGATAGATTTTGGCTGCAAATAGAAGTAATTGACATAATGGGAAGATCAACTTTGTCTGAACTAAGGCCATTTTCAGTAAATGGTTTAACTACTAAGATCTCATGGACATGGAAGGAATTCTTTGTGATGGGTTGTCAATGGGCTGAGTTGTATTATCCAATCTTCTGGTCTGTTATATATTTAATGTTATCCATTCTGCTTATTCCAAGACTTCTCTTATTTTCAAAGAAGCAGTACTCTTACAAGTCTTTTATTGTTGAAAAAGGTTTCTTCAATGGTATAGCATGGGTTTTTCAGGACCTCTGCAGGCTTCCCATTACATGGTTTGGTATTTTAGGGTATTTGATATACCTTTTATTGTTTCCCTGGTTTATTGGGCAAGTTTTCACTGATGGTGAGGATAAGGGGTACATGACCTACATGGGATGGGTGGTAAGATCATCCAATGACAACGGAAATCAGGAGTACATTGGATCTCCAGATATAATGGTGGTTGTCCTTCCCCATCTCATCTTTGTGGTTTTGCCTGCTACTTTTGTTGCTGGGGCATTGGCTGCTGAAAGAGGCATGTTCAAGGaacattttctctctctttcagGGAAGAAAGAAGATGATGATTCTGGTCAGATGAATAAGAAATCTCAAGTGCTTGATAAACAGGGAGATAGAAgactgaaattttattttggtcGTAGGTGCATTCGGAAAGTTCTATTGGTGGTTTGCTTGGGAATCTGTTGGAAGCATTTTATG AATTGCAGAGCCCTTATGAAAGCTTATGAGATGAACCCATTGTTCCATTTTCCGGGCTATAGCCTTGCAATTCCATTGCTGTTGGCTTACACTATCTACAAAACCAGGAGGATTTAA
- the LOC110642703 gene encoding putative metallophosphoesterase At3g03305 isoform X1 yields the protein MGTKVLMLLCFLTSMRINSLAAQQEHREEEAEQLFSLQPKQWNGRVIEVKGGPESVIWVVQLSDLHFSVHQPDRALDFKKIVGPALQMINPSLVLITGDLTDGKSKDLLVMKQNEDEWLEYQNIIEDVVKRSGLDKNIFYDLRGNHDIFGVPVVGGSFDFFSKYSINGQLARRGNVNSVTLETGERKHLFIGLDTAMSVGLRGPTNLFGHPTDQLLTQLDSQLSQWDSQTNKPVTKISFGHFPLSFSASSHSGKSLKDIFLNHSISAYLCGHLHARFGKNLKRHHQSTSSQNLLSLQKFFQLNMQQIPSGSAKNCSFGAPSAEEFWEWEMGDWRKSRAMRIMAIDRGHVSYLDIDFKSGAKKTIVLPTFPLDSRFMSTSSWHQKYECQHMVPSSYETIRALVFSVSPIVSVVARIYDARPGTLNIVLETPMMKVVVDMSRGDFYAAPWNHKAFDDPSPDRFWLQIEVIDIMGRSTLSELRPFSVNGLTTKISWTWKEFFVMGCQWAELYYPIFWSVIYLMLSILLIPRLLLFSKKQYSYKSFIVEKGFFNGIAWVFQDLCRLPITWFGILGYLIYLLLFPWFIGQVFTDGEDKGYMTYMGWVVRSSNDNGNQEYIGSPDIMVVVLPHLIFVVLPATFVAGALAAERGMFKEHFLSLSGKKEDDDSGQMNKKSQVLDKQGDRRLKFYFGRRCIRKVLLVVCLGICWKHFMNCRALMKAYEMNPLFHFPGYSLAIPLLLAYTIYKTRRI from the exons ATGGGTACTAAAGTTTTGATGCTGCTATGCTTCTTGACCTCTATGCGCATAAATTCACTTGCTGCACAACAAGAACACCGAGAAGAAGAAGCAGAGCAATTGTTTTCCTTACAACCCAAACAATGGAATGGCAGGGTGATAGAAGTGAAAGGAGGCCCAGAATCAGTGATATGGGTGGTGCAGCTATCTGATCTCCATTTTAGTGTCCACCAACCTGATAGAGCTCTTGACTTCAAGAAAATTGTAGGTCCTGCTCTTCAAATGATTAACCCTTCTCTCGTCCTCATCACTGGTGATCTCACag ATGGGAAAAGCAAGGACTTGTTAGTAATGAAACAAAACGAAGATGAGTGGCTAGAATACCAAAATATAATTGAAGATGTTGTGAAAAGAAGTGGACTTGATAAGAACATCTTCTATGATCTCAGAGGAAATCATGATATTTTTGGAGTACCCGTTGTTGGTGGTTCATTTGATTTCTTTTCGAAATACAGCATTAATGGGCAGTTAGCAAGAAGGGGAAATGTCAACAGTGTTACCCTTGAG ACTGGCGAGCGCAAACATCTCTTTATTGGGTTGGACACTGCAATGTCTGTTGGTTTGCGGGGCCCAACTAATCTTTTTGGGCATCCCACTGACCAACTATTAACTCAATTAGATTCTCAGCTATCACAATGGGATTCTCAAACAAATAAACCTGTAACTAAAATATCCTTTGGACATTTTCCACTTTCATTCTCAGCATCCTCGCATTCTGGGAAGAGCCTGAAAGATATTTTTCTTAATCATTCCATATCAGCTTATTTGTGTGGGCATCTTCATGCTAGGTTTGGTAAGAATTTAAAACGGCACCACCAGTCAACGTCAAGTCAAAACCTTTTGTCCTTGCAGAAATTTTTTCAGTTAAATATGCAACAAATACCTTCAGGAAGTGCaaaaaactgttcatttggaGCTCCATCAGCTGAGGAGTTCTGGGAGTGGGAGATGGGTGACTGGAGGAAAAGTAGAGCCATGCGGATTATGGCTATTGACAGAGGTCATGTTTCATATTTGGACATTGATTTCAAATCAGGAGCCAAAAAAACTATTGTATTGCCCACATTTCCACTAGATTCTCGCTTCATGTCAACATCTTCATGGCATCAAAAGTATGAATGTCAACATATGGTCCCTTCATCTTATGAGACAATCAGAGCTCTTGTGTTTTCTGTTTCTCCAATTGTGTCTGTTGTTGCCAGGATCTATGATGCAAGACCTGGAACTCTGAATATTGTCTTGGAAACACCCATGATGAAGGTTGTGGTAGATATGTCCAGGGGAGATTTTTATGCAGCTCCTTGGAATCACAAAGCCTTCGATGATCCATCTCCTGATAGATTTTGGCTGCAAATAGAAGTAATTGACATAATGGGAAGATCAACTTTGTCTGAACTAAGGCCATTTTCAGTAAATGGTTTAACTACTAAGATCTCATGGACATGGAAGGAATTCTTTGTGATGGGTTGTCAATGGGCTGAGTTGTATTATCCAATCTTCTGGTCTGTTATATATTTAATGTTATCCATTCTGCTTATTCCAAGACTTCTCTTATTTTCAAAGAAGCAGTACTCTTACAAGTCTTTTATTGTTGAAAAAGGTTTCTTCAATGGTATAGCATGGGTTTTTCAGGACCTCTGCAGGCTTCCCATTACATGGTTTGGTATTTTAGGGTATTTGATATACCTTTTATTGTTTCCCTGGTTTATTGGGCAAGTTTTCACTGATGGTGAGGATAAGGGGTACATGACCTACATGGGATGGGTGGTAAGATCATCCAATGACAACGGAAATCAGGAGTACATTGGATCTCCAGATATAATGGTGGTTGTCCTTCCCCATCTCATCTTTGTGGTTTTGCCTGCTACTTTTGTTGCTGGGGCATTGGCTGCTGAAAGAGGCATGTTCAAGGaacattttctctctctttcagGGAAGAAAGAAGATGATGATTCTGGTCAGATGAATAAGAAATCTCAAGTGCTTGATAAACAGGGAGATAGAAgactgaaattttattttggtcGTAGGTGCATTCGGAAAGTTCTATTGGTGGTTTGCTTGGGAATCTGTTGGAAGCATTTTATG AATTGCAGAGCCCTTATGAAAGCTTATGAGATGAACCCATTGTTCCATTTTCCGGGCTATAGCCTTGCAATTCCATTGCTGTTGGCTTACACTATCTACAAAACCAGGAGGATTTAA
- the LOC110642703 gene encoding putative metallophosphoesterase At3g03305 isoform X3, whose amino-acid sequence MGTKVLMLLCFLTSMRINSLAAQQEHREEEAEQLFSLQPKQWNGRVIEVKGGPESVIWVVQLSDLHFSVHQPDRALDFKKIVGPALQMINPSLVLITGDLTDGKSKDLLVMKQNEDEWLEYQNIIEDVVKRSGLDKNIFYDLRGNHDIFGVPVVGGSFDFFSKYSINGQLARRGNVNSVTLEKFFQLNMQQIPSGSAKNCSFGAPSAEEFWEWEMGDWRKSRAMRIMAIDRGHVSYLDIDFKSGAKKTIVLPTFPLDSRFMSTSSWHQKYECQHMVPSSYETIRALVFSVSPIVSVVARIYDARPGTLNIVLETPMMKVVVDMSRGDFYAAPWNHKAFDDPSPDRFWLQIEVIDIMGRSTLSELRPFSVNGLTTKISWTWKEFFVMGCQWAELYYPIFWSVIYLMLSILLIPRLLLFSKKQYSYKSFIVEKGFFNGIAWVFQDLCRLPITWFGILGYLIYLLLFPWFIGQVFTDGEDKGYMTYMGWVVRSSNDNGNQEYIGSPDIMVVVLPHLIFVVLPATFVAGALAAERGMFKEHFLSLSGKKEDDDSGQMNKKSQVLDKQGDRRLKFYFGRRCIRKVLLVVCLGICWKHFMNCRALMKAYEMNPLFHFPGYSLAIPLLLAYTIYKTRRI is encoded by the exons ATGGGTACTAAAGTTTTGATGCTGCTATGCTTCTTGACCTCTATGCGCATAAATTCACTTGCTGCACAACAAGAACACCGAGAAGAAGAAGCAGAGCAATTGTTTTCCTTACAACCCAAACAATGGAATGGCAGGGTGATAGAAGTGAAAGGAGGCCCAGAATCAGTGATATGGGTGGTGCAGCTATCTGATCTCCATTTTAGTGTCCACCAACCTGATAGAGCTCTTGACTTCAAGAAAATTGTAGGTCCTGCTCTTCAAATGATTAACCCTTCTCTCGTCCTCATCACTGGTGATCTCACag ATGGGAAAAGCAAGGACTTGTTAGTAATGAAACAAAACGAAGATGAGTGGCTAGAATACCAAAATATAATTGAAGATGTTGTGAAAAGAAGTGGACTTGATAAGAACATCTTCTATGATCTCAGAGGAAATCATGATATTTTTGGAGTACCCGTTGTTGGTGGTTCATTTGATTTCTTTTCGAAATACAGCATTAATGGGCAGTTAGCAAGAAGGGGAAATGTCAACAGTGTTACCCTTGAG AAATTTTTTCAGTTAAATATGCAACAAATACCTTCAGGAAGTGCaaaaaactgttcatttggaGCTCCATCAGCTGAGGAGTTCTGGGAGTGGGAGATGGGTGACTGGAGGAAAAGTAGAGCCATGCGGATTATGGCTATTGACAGAGGTCATGTTTCATATTTGGACATTGATTTCAAATCAGGAGCCAAAAAAACTATTGTATTGCCCACATTTCCACTAGATTCTCGCTTCATGTCAACATCTTCATGGCATCAAAAGTATGAATGTCAACATATGGTCCCTTCATCTTATGAGACAATCAGAGCTCTTGTGTTTTCTGTTTCTCCAATTGTGTCTGTTGTTGCCAGGATCTATGATGCAAGACCTGGAACTCTGAATATTGTCTTGGAAACACCCATGATGAAGGTTGTGGTAGATATGTCCAGGGGAGATTTTTATGCAGCTCCTTGGAATCACAAAGCCTTCGATGATCCATCTCCTGATAGATTTTGGCTGCAAATAGAAGTAATTGACATAATGGGAAGATCAACTTTGTCTGAACTAAGGCCATTTTCAGTAAATGGTTTAACTACTAAGATCTCATGGACATGGAAGGAATTCTTTGTGATGGGTTGTCAATGGGCTGAGTTGTATTATCCAATCTTCTGGTCTGTTATATATTTAATGTTATCCATTCTGCTTATTCCAAGACTTCTCTTATTTTCAAAGAAGCAGTACTCTTACAAGTCTTTTATTGTTGAAAAAGGTTTCTTCAATGGTATAGCATGGGTTTTTCAGGACCTCTGCAGGCTTCCCATTACATGGTTTGGTATTTTAGGGTATTTGATATACCTTTTATTGTTTCCCTGGTTTATTGGGCAAGTTTTCACTGATGGTGAGGATAAGGGGTACATGACCTACATGGGATGGGTGGTAAGATCATCCAATGACAACGGAAATCAGGAGTACATTGGATCTCCAGATATAATGGTGGTTGTCCTTCCCCATCTCATCTTTGTGGTTTTGCCTGCTACTTTTGTTGCTGGGGCATTGGCTGCTGAAAGAGGCATGTTCAAGGaacattttctctctctttcagGGAAGAAAGAAGATGATGATTCTGGTCAGATGAATAAGAAATCTCAAGTGCTTGATAAACAGGGAGATAGAAgactgaaattttattttggtcGTAGGTGCATTCGGAAAGTTCTATTGGTGGTTTGCTTGGGAATCTGTTGGAAGCATTTTATG AATTGCAGAGCCCTTATGAAAGCTTATGAGATGAACCCATTGTTCCATTTTCCGGGCTATAGCCTTGCAATTCCATTGCTGTTGGCTTACACTATCTACAAAACCAGGAGGATTTAA